The following proteins are encoded in a genomic region of Pseudomonas saponiphila:
- a CDS encoding polyamine ABC transporter substrate-binding protein gives MRSLFGLCVPLVLPALVLAQQAWAEEPVLNLYSWADYVAPQTLQRFTEQTGIQVRYDIFDTSEVLETKLLTGRSGYDLVVPSSSVLARGLASGALQEIDLAGLKGYANLDPDLLAKLAVVDPGNRYGVPYTWGTLGLAVNVQALRQRLPDAPLDSLDLLFKPEYAERLKDCGIAILDSPQEVIGLALHYLGKDPYSSASADLAAVETLLRQLQPSVRYVASGRQLNDLANGSLCLALTYNGDASMAADQARKAGKAFEVAYRIPRDGTLIWQDNLAIPKDAPHSEAARAFIEFMLRPESVAALSNTLFFANANQAATPLVDAAIRNDPNLYPGPDMRARLYADRSMSLKDMRQRTRIWTTFRSRQP, from the coding sequence ATGCGTTCATTGTTTGGCTTGTGCGTTCCCCTGGTGTTACCGGCGCTGGTCCTGGCCCAGCAGGCGTGGGCCGAAGAACCGGTGCTCAACCTCTACAGCTGGGCGGACTACGTGGCGCCGCAGACCTTGCAGCGCTTTACCGAGCAGACCGGCATCCAGGTGCGTTATGACATCTTCGATACCTCCGAGGTGCTGGAAACCAAGCTGCTGACCGGCCGCAGTGGCTATGACCTGGTGGTGCCGTCCTCCAGCGTCCTGGCCCGCGGGCTGGCGTCGGGCGCGCTGCAGGAAATAGACCTTGCCGGCCTCAAGGGTTACGCCAACCTTGACCCGGACCTGCTGGCCAAGCTGGCCGTGGTGGACCCCGGCAATCGTTACGGCGTGCCCTACACCTGGGGCACCCTGGGGCTGGCGGTGAACGTCCAGGCGCTGCGCCAGCGGCTGCCCGACGCACCTCTGGACAGCCTCGACCTGCTGTTCAAACCCGAATATGCCGAGCGCCTGAAAGACTGCGGAATCGCCATTCTCGACTCGCCCCAGGAGGTCATCGGCCTGGCCTTGCACTACCTCGGCAAGGATCCCTACAGCAGCGCATCGGCGGACCTGGCCGCAGTCGAGACGCTGCTGCGCCAGCTGCAGCCGTCGGTGCGCTATGTGGCCAGTGGCCGACAGCTCAATGACCTGGCCAACGGCAGCCTGTGCCTGGCGCTGACCTACAACGGCGACGCCAGTATGGCCGCGGACCAGGCGCGCAAGGCCGGCAAGGCGTTTGAGGTGGCCTATCGCATCCCACGGGACGGCACCCTGATCTGGCAGGACAACCTGGCGATCCCCAAGGATGCGCCTCACTCCGAGGCGGCCCGGGCCTTCATCGAGTTCATGCTGCGCCCCGAATCGGTGGCGGCCTTGAGCAACACGCTGTTTTTTGCCAACGCCAACCAGGCGGCCACGCCCCTGGTGGACGCGGCGATTCGCAACGACCCCAACCTGTACCCGGGGCCCGACATGCGTGCCCGGCTGTACGCCGACCGCAGCATGAGCCTCAAGGATATGCGTCAACGCACGCGTATCTGGACCACTTTCCGTAGCCGCCAACCCTGA
- a CDS encoding heavy metal sensor histidine kinase, with translation MKTPPAPAPNSSLSMRLGLTVSLMGAALVLLLATLAYLALNHELDNLARKGLDSKLEQVRHSLTSDLKSSDLAARPHSLLDLVLGHDNLQLSILGSDPLAEPLLNVGGDQQSPPEALQQVPDSGYFDWRDQRGTQLLGAARTMSLRNGEQVRVILSLDRSNDQALLSAYLRSTVIALPLLLLLIGIGAWRLVQRGLLPLQQFTRVAAKVTTQDLTHRLNLERLPRELAELGQGFNVMLQRLDGGVQRLSQFSDDLAHELRSPISNLMGKAQVTLSRERPAEEYRAVLESSIEELERVTRIVADMLFLAQVSQPASQARFTRVSLAEEARRVMDLFALSAEDKQLALELSGDAWVQGDRLMIQRAISNLLSNAIRHCPEQGRISLRIERQLQDVSLSVGNPGPGIAACHLPHLFERFYRVDSSRTRAEGGTGLGLAIVRSIMNLHQGRTEVASAPEQLTEFRLVFPKPDPALHDV, from the coding sequence ATGAAAACCCCGCCGGCCCCCGCCCCCAACAGCAGCCTGTCCATGCGCCTGGGGCTGACCGTCAGCCTGATGGGCGCTGCGCTGGTGCTGCTCCTGGCGACCCTGGCCTACCTGGCCCTGAACCACGAACTGGACAACCTGGCGCGCAAGGGCCTGGACAGCAAGCTGGAGCAGGTCCGCCACAGCCTGACCAGCGACCTCAAGAGCAGCGACCTGGCCGCCCGCCCCCATTCCCTGCTGGACCTGGTGCTGGGCCACGACAACCTGCAATTGAGCATCCTGGGCAGCGACCCGCTGGCCGAGCCCCTGCTCAATGTCGGCGGTGATCAGCAATCACCGCCCGAGGCCTTGCAGCAAGTGCCCGACAGCGGTTACTTCGACTGGCGCGACCAGCGCGGCACTCAGTTGCTCGGCGCCGCCCGAACGATGAGCCTGCGCAACGGCGAGCAGGTGCGGGTGATCCTGAGCCTGGACCGCAGCAACGATCAGGCCCTGCTCAGCGCCTATCTGCGCTCCACGGTGATTGCCCTGCCGCTGTTGCTGCTGCTGATCGGCATTGGCGCCTGGCGCCTGGTGCAGCGCGGCCTGCTGCCCCTGCAGCAGTTCACCCGGGTGGCCGCCAAGGTCACCACCCAGGACCTGACCCATCGCTTGAACCTGGAGCGGTTGCCCCGGGAGCTGGCGGAACTGGGCCAGGGCTTCAACGTCATGCTGCAGCGCCTGGATGGCGGGGTGCAGCGCCTGTCGCAGTTCTCCGACGACCTGGCCCATGAACTGCGCTCGCCCATCAGCAACCTGATGGGCAAGGCCCAGGTGACCCTGTCCCGGGAACGCCCGGCGGAGGAATACAGGGCCGTGCTGGAATCGAGCATCGAGGAGCTGGAGCGGGTCACCCGGATCGTCGCCGACATGCTGTTTCTGGCCCAGGTCAGCCAGCCGGCCTCCCAGGCCCGCTTCACCCGGGTGTCCCTGGCCGAGGAGGCGCGCCGGGTCATGGATCTGTTCGCCCTCAGTGCCGAGGACAAGCAGCTGGCACTTGAATTGAGCGGCGACGCCTGGGTACAGGGGGATCGCCTGATGATCCAGCGGGCGATTTCCAACCTGCTGTCCAATGCCATTCGCCATTGCCCGGAACAGGGACGGATCAGCCTGCGGATCGAACGCCAGCTGCAAGACGTCAGCCTGAGCGTGGGCAACCCGGGGCCGGGCATCGCCGCCTGCCACCTGCCCCATCTGTTCGAGCGCTTCTACCGGGTCGACAGCAGTCGCACCCGGGCCGAAGGCGGGACCGGACTGGGCCTGGCGATCGTTCGCTCAATCATGAACCTGCATCAAGGACGCACCGAGGTCGCCAGCGCTCCAGAGCAGCTCACCGAGTTCCGCCTGGTGTTTCCCAAGCCCGATCCGGCCTTGCACGACGTCTAG
- a CDS encoding nucleobase:cation symporter-2 family protein — MTAPDRSPPRYKSDLIYGLDDRPHFSAAIFAALQHVLASFVGIISPTLIFGGVLGLESELPYLISMALFVSGLGTFVQARRLGPIGSGLLCVQGTSFSFISVLLSAGFMVKGRGGSTDDILSTIFGICFVAAFIEMFLSQFIGKLRKLITPVVTGTIITLMGLSLIKVAVTDMAGGYGASDLGAASNLGLAALVLLTIVVLNRFNHPMLRLGSIVIGLTLGFVVAWMLGRVDLAALPEVPLVSVPVPFKYGFSFDLIAFIPLAVIFLISPLEAAGDLTANSMISQQPVKGPLYIKRIKSGLLADGFNSAVAAVFNSLPMVTFAQNNGVIQLTGVASRYVAYFIAGLLVLLGLFPVIGAVLQLMPKPVLGGATLIMFGTVAVAGIKILAEAGLHRRNVLIVAISLGMGLGVAAVPEVLRELPKALHNIFESPITVGAFCAILLNIFLPEEFLELEEDEFDPEAATLKVMQDPDMSGKANS; from the coding sequence ATGACCGCACCTGATCGTTCCCCGCCCCGCTACAAGTCCGACCTGATCTACGGCCTCGACGACCGTCCGCATTTCAGCGCGGCGATCTTCGCCGCCCTGCAGCACGTGCTGGCCAGCTTCGTCGGCATCATCAGCCCGACCCTGATCTTCGGCGGTGTGCTGGGCCTGGAAAGCGAGCTGCCCTACCTGATCAGCATGGCGCTGTTCGTCTCCGGCCTGGGCACCTTCGTCCAGGCCCGGCGCCTGGGGCCGATCGGTTCCGGCCTGCTGTGCGTGCAGGGCACCAGTTTTTCCTTTATCAGTGTGCTGCTCAGCGCCGGGTTCATGGTCAAGGGCCGGGGCGGCAGCACCGATGACATCCTCTCGACCATCTTCGGCATCTGTTTCGTCGCGGCCTTTATCGAGATGTTCCTCAGCCAGTTCATCGGCAAGCTGCGCAAGCTGATCACCCCGGTGGTGACCGGCACCATCATCACCCTGATGGGCCTGTCGTTGATCAAAGTGGCGGTCACCGACATGGCCGGCGGCTACGGCGCCAGCGACCTGGGCGCGGCGAGCAACCTGGGGCTGGCGGCGCTGGTGCTGTTGACCATCGTCGTACTCAACCGCTTCAACCACCCGATGCTGCGCCTGGGTTCGATCGTCATCGGCCTGACCCTGGGCTTCGTGGTGGCCTGGATGCTCGGCCGGGTGGACCTGGCGGCCCTGCCGGAGGTGCCGCTGGTGAGCGTGCCGGTGCCGTTCAAGTACGGCTTCTCCTTTGACCTGATCGCCTTTATCCCGCTGGCGGTGATCTTCCTGATTTCGCCCCTGGAGGCGGCCGGCGACCTGACCGCCAACTCGATGATTTCCCAGCAGCCGGTCAAGGGCCCGCTGTACATCAAGCGCATCAAGTCCGGGCTGCTGGCGGACGGTTTCAACTCGGCGGTGGCGGCGGTGTTCAATAGCCTGCCGATGGTCACTTTTGCCCAGAACAACGGGGTGATCCAGCTGACCGGCGTGGCCAGCCGCTACGTGGCCTACTTCATCGCCGGGCTGCTGGTGCTGCTGGGCCTGTTCCCGGTGATCGGCGCGGTGCTGCAACTGATGCCCAAGCCGGTGCTGGGCGGCGCCACCCTGATCATGTTCGGCACCGTGGCGGTGGCCGGGATCAAGATCCTCGCCGAGGCTGGACTGCATCGACGCAACGTGCTGATCGTGGCCATTTCCCTCGGCATGGGCCTGGGGGTGGCGGCGGTGCCGGAAGTGCTGCGCGAGCTGCCCAAGGCCCTGCACAACATCTTCGAGTCGCCGATCACCGTGGGGGCTTTCTGCGCGATCTTGCTCAACATCTTCCTGCCGGAAGAATTCCTCGAACTGGAAGAAGATGAATTCGACCCGGAAGCCGCGACCCTCAAGGTCATGCAGGATCCGGACATGAGCGGCAAAGCGAACTCCTGA
- the speB gene encoding agmatinase, whose translation MDIADHNDQALTRDSLYGTAAEATYAGITSFMRRRYSRDLQGVDLVVSGVPFDTATSNRPGARFGPRGIRAASTAIAWERHWPWTFDPFDHLSVIDYGDCAFDPGLPQSVPERIEAHARRILDAGCAMLTLGGDHFISYPLLKAHHRHHGPLALIHFDAHSDTWPDEEGQRIDHGTMFWHAAREGLVDPTRSVQIGLRTTNDDHQGFKVLDARQVHQLGCEAIVAAIRQRVGDHPVYLTFDIDCLDPAFAPGTGTPVCGGLSSAQALEILGGLRGINLVGMDLVEVAPAYDHAEITSLAGATLAMEMLCLYAARRKVDC comes from the coding sequence ATGGATATCGCTGACCACAACGACCAGGCGCTGACCCGCGACAGCCTGTACGGCACCGCGGCCGAAGCCACTTACGCCGGTATCACCAGCTTCATGCGCCGGCGCTACAGCCGTGACTTGCAGGGCGTCGACCTGGTGGTCAGTGGCGTGCCGTTCGACACCGCCACCAGCAACCGGCCCGGCGCGCGCTTTGGCCCGCGGGGCATTCGCGCGGCCTCTACCGCGATCGCCTGGGAACGCCACTGGCCCTGGACCTTTGATCCGTTCGATCACCTGTCGGTGATCGACTATGGCGACTGCGCGTTTGATCCAGGCCTCCCGCAATCGGTGCCCGAACGCATCGAGGCCCATGCCCGGCGCATTCTCGATGCCGGTTGCGCGATGCTGACCCTGGGCGGCGACCACTTCATCAGTTACCCGCTGCTCAAGGCTCACCACCGCCATCACGGGCCGCTGGCGCTGATCCACTTCGATGCCCACAGCGACACCTGGCCCGACGAAGAGGGGCAGCGCATCGACCATGGCACCATGTTCTGGCACGCCGCCCGGGAAGGGCTGGTGGACCCGACGCGCTCGGTGCAGATCGGCCTGCGCACCACCAACGACGATCACCAGGGCTTCAAGGTGCTGGATGCGCGCCAGGTGCATCAACTGGGCTGCGAGGCGATCGTCGCCGCGATTCGCCAGCGAGTGGGGGATCACCCGGTGTACCTGACCTTCGACATCGACTGCCTGGATCCGGCGTTCGCACCCGGCACCGGCACCCCGGTGTGTGGCGGCCTGAGCAGTGCGCAGGCGCTGGAGATCCTTGGCGGCCTGCGCGGGATCAATCTGGTGGGCATGGACCTGGTGGAAGTGGCCCCGGCCTACGACCATGCCGAGATCACGTCCCTGGCGGGGGCGACCCTGGCCATGGAGATGCTGTGTCTCTACGCCGCCCGGCGCAAGGTCGATTGCTGA
- a CDS encoding heavy metal response regulator transcription factor yields the protein MRILVVEDEPKTADYLHQGLSESGYVVDRANNGVDGLHLIQQQPYELVILDINLPGKDGWQVLQGMRGQSQARVMMLTARGRLEDKVKGLDMGADDYLVKPFQFPELLARVRTLIRRAEPAAPSQVLQVADLQLDPRRHRAYRGDRRIDLTTKEFTLLHVLMRHSGEVLTRTQIISLVWDMNFDCDTNVVEVSISRLRAKIDEAHEVRLIHTLRGVGYVLEVRP from the coding sequence ATGCGCATCCTGGTGGTTGAAGACGAACCCAAAACAGCCGACTACTTGCACCAAGGCCTGAGTGAAAGTGGTTATGTGGTCGACCGTGCCAACAATGGTGTGGACGGCTTGCACCTGATTCAACAGCAGCCTTACGAGTTGGTCATCCTGGATATAAACCTGCCGGGCAAAGATGGCTGGCAAGTGTTGCAGGGTATGCGCGGACAATCTCAGGCACGGGTCATGATGTTGACCGCTCGCGGTCGTCTGGAAGACAAGGTCAAGGGACTGGATATGGGCGCCGATGATTATCTGGTCAAACCCTTTCAGTTTCCCGAGTTGTTGGCGCGGGTGCGCACCCTGATACGTCGCGCTGAACCCGCAGCCCCCTCGCAAGTATTGCAAGTGGCTGACCTGCAACTTGATCCACGACGTCACCGGGCTTATCGCGGTGATCGACGTATTGACCTGACCACCAAGGAATTCACCCTGCTACATGTTTTGATGCGTCATTCGGGAGAAGTACTGACCCGCACGCAAATCATTTCCCTGGTCTGGGACATGAACTTCGACTGCGACACCAATGTGGTGGAAGTGTCCATCAGCCGCCTGCGAGCCAAGATCGACGAGGCCCACGAGGTGCGCCTGATCCACACCCTGCGCGGTGTCGGTTATGTGCTGGAAGTTCGCCCATGA
- a CDS encoding GNAT family N-acetyltransferase, giving the protein MDVADVVVLQASYSNPVHAEAIGVLLNHYAEDPMGGGRPLGQDLLRQLPAELAKRPQAFSVLAFAGGQPVGLVNCFEGFSTFACRPLVNVHDVLVLDGFRGQGLSKRMLQKVEDIARQRGCCKITLEVLEGNARAQAAYQACGFADTQLDPAHGRMLFWSKAL; this is encoded by the coding sequence ATGGACGTTGCCGATGTCGTGGTGCTGCAAGCCAGTTACAGCAATCCGGTGCATGCCGAAGCCATAGGTGTACTGCTCAATCACTATGCCGAGGACCCCATGGGCGGTGGTCGGCCGCTGGGGCAGGACCTGCTCCGGCAACTGCCGGCGGAACTGGCCAAGCGACCTCAGGCGTTCAGTGTGCTGGCCTTTGCCGGGGGGCAGCCGGTGGGACTGGTGAACTGCTTCGAAGGCTTTTCCACCTTTGCCTGTCGGCCCCTGGTGAATGTCCATGATGTGCTGGTGCTTGATGGCTTTCGCGGTCAGGGCCTGAGCAAGCGGATGCTGCAGAAGGTCGAGGACATCGCCCGGCAACGGGGCTGCTGCAAGATCACCCTGGAAGTGCTGGAGGGCAATGCCCGGGCTCAGGCGGCTTACCAGGCCTGCGGTTTCGCCGATACCCAGCTCGATCCGGCCCATGGCCGCATGCTGTTCTGGAGCAAAGCCTTGTAA
- a CDS encoding helix-turn-helix transcriptional regulator — protein sequence MSRASRLLTLLQMLRGKSRPVTAATLAAELEVSERTLYRDIAELTSLGAPIYGEAGIGYVLRSGLFLPPLMLNADETEAVVLGLRYVDQRGDEVLSKAAADAMAKIAAVLAPAAQDALRNPTLLPGPAGWGFPDNPVSLNVFRQAIRYQAKLLIDYADVNRNPSQRLIWPLALGFLNEARVIVAWCELRGDYRTFRTDRIAAAQEQGQAYPGRRSDWLRAWRKCMQSDEQGRFTADRK from the coding sequence GTGTCGCGAGCCAGCCGTTTACTCACCCTGTTGCAGATGTTGCGGGGCAAGAGCCGTCCCGTTACCGCGGCCACCCTGGCGGCGGAGCTGGAGGTGTCCGAGCGCACCCTGTACCGCGACATTGCCGAGCTGACCTCTCTCGGGGCGCCGATCTACGGTGAGGCCGGCATCGGCTATGTGTTGCGCAGCGGGCTGTTCCTGCCACCGTTGATGCTCAATGCCGATGAAACCGAGGCCGTGGTCCTGGGCTTGCGCTATGTCGATCAGCGCGGTGACGAGGTGCTGAGCAAGGCGGCGGCCGATGCCATGGCCAAGATCGCCGCAGTACTGGCCCCGGCGGCCCAGGATGCGCTGCGCAACCCGACCCTGCTGCCGGGCCCGGCGGGCTGGGGCTTCCCGGACAACCCGGTGTCGCTGAACGTGTTCCGCCAGGCGATCCGCTATCAGGCCAAGCTGTTGATCGACTATGCCGACGTCAACCGCAACCCCAGCCAGCGGCTGATCTGGCCGCTGGCCCTGGGCTTTCTCAATGAGGCCCGGGTGATCGTCGCCTGGTGTGAGCTGCGGGGCGATTACCGGACCTTTCGTACCGACCGCATTGCCGCCGCCCAGGAGCAGGGGCAGGCCTATCCTGGGCGGCGCAGCGACTGGCTGCGAGCTTGGCGCAAATGCATGCAGAGCGATGAGCAGGGCCGATTCACTGCTGACAGGAAATGA
- a CDS encoding ketosteroid isomerase: protein MSATDPSLAPAIAAYVAAVNRGDSTVVASIFAARAQIFDEREHCVGPQQIARWMCAGARRLEVLGVQQRTGKILLDSRVCGDFPGSPQALRHTFRLDDQGRIERLDISR from the coding sequence ATGTCGGCCACAGACCCTTCCCTGGCCCCGGCCATCGCCGCCTATGTCGCCGCCGTCAACCGCGGCGACAGCACAGTGGTGGCGTCGATCTTCGCCGCCCGGGCGCAGATCTTCGATGAGCGTGAGCACTGCGTGGGGCCCCAGCAGATTGCCCGCTGGATGTGTGCAGGCGCACGTCGCCTGGAGGTCCTCGGGGTTCAGCAGCGTACCGGCAAGATCTTGCTCGACAGCCGGGTGTGCGGTGATTTCCCCGGCAGCCCCCAGGCCTTGCGCCACACTTTCCGCCTGGACGACCAGGGCCGGATCGAGCGCCTGGACATCTCGCGCTGA
- a CDS encoding LysR family transcriptional regulator — MLGQLHDLDLQLLRLFVTVVECGGFSAAQGELGLSQSSISQQMARLETRLGYRLCSRGKAGFKLTPKGEQLLSATRPLFDSIELFRHQSNGVAGRLIGEVRLGLSEALDRSVLEKVAQAIHDFRQRDESVRIELLSAMPGDMERLLLQQRLDLAIGYFSKVQRAFDYRRLFSETQHLYCAVGHPLFETPDPDLGALSQADRVDHPYRFLGPDEPFQGQRCSARAEQVEGTLAFILSGQHVGYLPSHFARSWEQAGQLKPLGAPHLSFEVDFYLARHRAQVPGEAQQAFEDDLLRAFA; from the coding sequence ATGTTGGGTCAATTGCACGATCTGGACCTGCAACTGTTGCGGCTGTTCGTCACCGTGGTGGAATGCGGCGGCTTCAGCGCCGCCCAGGGCGAGCTTGGCCTGAGCCAATCGAGCATCAGCCAGCAGATGGCCCGCCTGGAAACCCGCCTCGGTTATCGCCTGTGCAGCCGTGGCAAGGCAGGCTTCAAGTTGACGCCCAAGGGCGAGCAGCTGCTGAGCGCCACCCGTCCGCTGTTCGATTCCATCGAGTTGTTCCGCCACCAGTCCAACGGCGTGGCCGGACGCTTGATCGGCGAGGTGCGCCTGGGGCTGTCCGAAGCCCTGGATCGCTCGGTGCTGGAAAAGGTCGCCCAGGCCATCCATGACTTTCGCCAGCGTGATGAGTCCGTGCGCATCGAGTTGTTGAGCGCCATGCCCGGGGATATGGAGCGCCTGCTGTTGCAGCAGCGCCTGGACCTGGCCATCGGCTATTTCTCCAAGGTCCAGCGCGCCTTCGACTACCGCCGGCTGTTCAGCGAGACACAGCACCTGTACTGCGCCGTTGGCCACCCGCTGTTCGAGACTCCCGATCCGGACCTTGGCGCCCTGTCCCAGGCCGATCGGGTCGACCACCCCTATCGTTTCCTCGGCCCGGACGAGCCATTCCAGGGCCAGCGCTGCTCGGCCCGGGCCGAACAGGTGGAAGGCACCCTGGCCTTTATTCTGTCCGGGCAGCACGTCGGCTACCTGCCCAGCCATTTCGCCCGCAGTTGGGAGCAGGCCGGCCAACTCAAGCCGCTGGGCGCGCCACACTTGAGTTTCGAGGTGGACTTCTACCTCGCCCGACACCGCGCCCAGGTGCCGGGCGAGGCCCAGCAAGCCTTTGAAGACGACCTGCTGCGGGCCTTTGCCTGA
- the zapE gene encoding cell division protein ZapE translates to MPFDSPMSAYRHALEQDGFVADPAQARAVQALQQCHEALHQGRKPVQGVYLWGAVGRGKTWLMDQFYQSLRVPARRQHFHHFMGWVHQRSFQLTGTADPLQTLARELAAEVRVLCFDELFVNDIGDAIILGRLFQVMFEQGVVMVCTSNQPPEQLYADGFNRERFLPAIDAIRQHLQVLAVDGEQDHRLHPGAAAQRYWLSVEGQPSALEPLFRELSGGQAVSSEPLLLGYRTVQVVKAATTVIWCRFADLCEQPFSAMDFMALCDRYRAILLSEVPNLSARQRPGRIARGTEDGAQRVVAGDRELPQLSIHDDSVRRFIALVDECYDRGVPLYLEARVPMEQLYTEGYLEFAFRRTLSRLQEMQLQRFARQPGA, encoded by the coding sequence ATGCCATTCGATTCACCCATGAGCGCTTACCGGCATGCCTTGGAGCAGGACGGCTTTGTCGCCGATCCGGCCCAGGCCCGTGCGGTGCAGGCCTTGCAGCAATGTCACGAGGCGCTGCATCAGGGGCGCAAGCCGGTGCAGGGAGTCTATCTGTGGGGCGCGGTCGGGCGCGGCAAGACCTGGCTCATGGATCAGTTCTACCAGAGCCTCAGGGTGCCGGCCCGGCGTCAGCATTTTCATCACTTCATGGGCTGGGTGCACCAGCGCTCGTTCCAGCTCACCGGCACTGCCGATCCCTTGCAGACCCTGGCCCGGGAGCTTGCCGCAGAGGTACGGGTGCTGTGTTTCGATGAGTTGTTCGTCAACGATATCGGCGACGCAATCATTCTCGGGCGCCTGTTCCAGGTGATGTTCGAACAAGGGGTGGTGATGGTCTGCACCTCCAACCAGCCTCCCGAGCAGTTGTATGCCGATGGCTTCAATCGCGAGCGCTTCCTGCCGGCCATCGACGCCATTCGCCAGCACCTGCAGGTGCTGGCAGTGGACGGCGAGCAGGACCATCGCCTGCACCCCGGCGCCGCCGCGCAGCGCTACTGGCTGAGCGTCGAGGGCCAGCCCAGCGCCCTGGAACCGCTGTTTCGCGAGTTGAGTGGCGGGCAGGCGGTGTCCAGCGAGCCGCTGCTGCTCGGCTATCGGACGGTACAGGTGGTCAAGGCGGCCACCACGGTGATCTGGTGCCGCTTTGCCGACCTTTGCGAGCAGCCGTTCTCGGCCATGGATTTCATGGCCCTGTGCGACCGCTACCGGGCGATCCTCCTCAGCGAGGTGCCCAATCTCAGTGCCCGGCAACGTCCGGGGCGCATTGCCCGGGGCACCGAGGATGGAGCCCAGCGAGTGGTGGCGGGAGATCGGGAACTGCCGCAACTGTCGATCCACGACGATAGCGTGCGGCGCTTCATCGCCCTGGTGGATGAATGCTACGACCGTGGGGTGCCGCTGTACCTGGAGGCCCGGGTGCCGATGGAGCAGTTGTATACCGAGGGCTACCTGGAGTTTGCCTTCCGCCGCACCCTTAGCCGCCTGCAGGAAATGCAGCTGCAGCGTTTTGCCCGGCAGCCGGGTGCTTGA